The DNA sequence AATTCCTAATTTGTTATCCCGCGCAAAAGAATTTTTCTCAATGAAGGAGATAGTGCTTACTAAAAATCATAGGTTTGAGAACAATCCACAGATGCTAAATCTTGATGCCAATCTTCGAGAGAATGCCAAAAATCCTGCTAATCCAAACATAAGCGAAAGTGCCTGTGTGGAATTCGATCTGCTAGAAGATCAAATTGAAGAAGCAAACTGGCTTACAAGGAAAATACAAACAATCCAAAGTGATAATCCAAATTCAAAAATTGCAGTACTGGTAAGACAACGAAGCCAAAATACTAAAAGAATTCTGGAAGTGTTCAAGATTCATAGCCTCCAATTTTTCTATGCCCTTTTTAGTGATGAGGATCAAGATTATGTGGATTTCCATAGAATTTGTTTGCGTATTCTTATTGATATTCTAAAGACATATAAAGGGGTCTCTAGCAGATGTTTAAGGTCGCTACTTACTGAAGTTAAAGCCCACTATTCTGATGATAGCTCACCGCTAATCGAAGCATTACTGAGTCTATTGGAGATTTTTTGTCAGCGCATTGTAGAGGACTTTGCATTTTTGGATGTAGAAGATCGTATCACGCTTATGAAAGATATATTAGAAAGTAATGCTCTAAAACAGAATCTAGAATTTGTTAAGACCAATTTAGTAATATCTACAATACACGGAGCTAAGGGATTGGAATGGGATTATGTATATCTCCCTGATATGGAACAATACTCTCTTCCCAACTATCCTGGCCTATGTGGAAAGTGTAATTGCCAACAAGCTTGTAACTTAAAGGTAACTCAATCATTAGAGGCCGATTTTCTTCAAGAGCTATGTGTTTTTTATGTAGGGGTCACAAGGGCCCGAATGAATGTTTCTTGTTCTGCCAGCAGAAAGCGAATTAGGTATGATGGTACAGTGCGATCTTGTAATGTTAGTTGCTTCCTAAATTTAAAAGGTATCGAATTAGTGTCATCGGATGATCTTGAGATGAAATAGATCTCCGTCACAGCTGGCCGATTACCGAGAAGGCTATCCAGGGAAACTAACGTTACTGTCTACTGAATCTGACTCTGTAGATAGTTTTTTAAACATATTGCTATCCGACTACATAAACCCGGGTTTGCCAGCTTTGCTTAAACCACCCTTGAAATCTAGGGAAGGATCGGAATTTCTTATTAAGAAATAGAAACAAGGTGAACATTGTCTCGCTTAACTATTGAGCTTATATAAATTCTTATAACCATATACCTTGCGGTGTCCGAACAGACCACAAACCGGGATCCGTTAGCGGATCTCACCTCAAAGCTTATCTCAGTGACGAGGGCTTCCGAGTTGAGTGGTCTCACCCCCAGTTACATCCGGCGTTTGCTGCGGAATAGAGTTATCGCAGGCAAAAAAATTGGCCGGGACTGGTTTACCACGGAAGAGACCATACGGGAGTATTTGCAGCAAGAACGCCGTCCAGGCCCCAAACCCAGATAAACATAGCCACCTGGCGGCATCATTATTAAATTTGACAATTAGTACCGCTAAAGGTACTATTATAAGTGTAATCAATTTGATTGCGCTTTTTTGATTCTTCAATTTCTTCTCCCCGAAATGAACCTGACAATTTCATGAAGGTGATCGCGATTGCCGCTATATCTCTGCCAGGAGGTGCCCTATGAGTGGTGGAACCGGCGGCTAGCAAGGTTATTCGGGCGATGGATGACCGCGGACTCATCGCCCGTTTCTTTTCACCAATACCATTTGATGGTATACACTTCAAATCGTCGGACTTTCTCGGTCTCCCAGGTGACCATTTGTCGCCCATCGGGAAAAGAGACGAAATGTTCGGGGCCAAGCGTTTTGGTGCGATGGTGGCTTCGTTCGACTAGGGTCGC is a window from the Anaerolineae bacterium genome containing:
- a CDS encoding ATP-dependent helicase, translating into MNETDIQEKFQKIHSDDIQQLEVILSSEGRILVEAPAGYGKTKTMISKIANLMATNQIPNPKKLLALTFSVNAAYKIKKDVAEQIPELLQTDFGPPFRVNEKVFVSNYHGFCRHVLKRYGYLIADNLANINILKSIDDSKAQDLMAFGVGLSLDDAKFFSDVNDAIRELNTNYLRQNFREYCHRVASQLLPHDLIPFNAILMLTILLFKDYPRILNFYQKYFPVIIIDEFQDTNILSYQLIETLVASNTQLILMGDSLQRIYGFIGAIPNLLSRAKEFFSMKEIVLTKNHRFENNPQMLNLDANLRENAKNPANPNISESACVEFDLLEDQIEEANWLTRKIQTIQSDNPNSKIAVLVRQRSQNTKRILEVFKIHSLQFFYALFSDEDQDYVDFHRICLRILIDILKTYKGVSSRCLRSLLTEVKAHYSDDSSPLIEALLSLLEIFCQRIVEDFAFLDVEDRITLMKDILESNALKQNLEFVKTNLVISTIHGAKGLEWDYVYLPDMEQYSLPNYPGLCGKCNCQQACNLKVTQSLEADFLQELCVFYVGVTRARMNVSCSASRKRIRYDGTVRSCNVSCFLNLKGIELVSSDDLEMK